Genomic window (Flavobacterium oreochromis):
AAATGCAGACTCCTCAAAAAATTGCTATAATTGGTTCTGGTTTAGTAGGAACTTTATTAGCAATCTATTTAAAAAGAAACGGGCATACGGTACATGTTTTTGACCGAAGTCCTGATATGCGTACTGTTGAATTTTCAGGACGTTCTATCAATTTAGTAATGTCAGATAGAGGATGGAAAGCTCTAGAAGAAGTTGGTCTAAATCACGCTATAAGAAATATAGGCATTCCAGTAGATAAAAGAGCTATTCATATGCAAGACGGAAAACTCAATTATCAATATTATGGTAAAGATGGAGAAGCAATTTTTTCACTTTCTAGATCAGTATTAAATAGAAAAATGATTGATCTAGCAGAAGAAGCTGGGGTAGAGTTTAAATTTGAACATAAGATTTGGGATGTAAATTTAATAGATGCCACCTTATATATAGGAGAAGACGAGAGAACAACATGGCAGGAATTAAAATATGATAAGGTGTTTGGGGCAGATGGAGCCTTTTCTCGTATTCGTCATAGGATGCAACGCCAGAGTATGTTTGACTATTCTCAAGAATTTATGAAAATTGGATACAAAGAATTACATATACCAGCTAATCCAGACGGGACCCATAAGATAGATAAAAATTCCTTGCACATATGGCCTAGAGGGCAATTTATGTTAATGGCATTAGCTAATTTAGATGGAAGCTTTACCTGTACTTTATTTATGCCTTTTGAAGGAATAAATTCTTTTGATTCTTTAAAAGAAGAAAAACAATTAATTGATTTTTTTGCAGAATATTTCCCTGATACCAAAGATGTGATTCCTGATTTAGTTCAAGATTTCTTCAAAAATCCCACTAGTTATTTAGTAATGATGAAATGTTTTCCTTGGACTCATACAGATAAAGTAGCATTAGTCGGCGATTCAGCACATGCAATTGTTCCTTTTTATGGACAAGGAATGAATGCTGGTTTTGAAGATATTACAGTTTTAGCAGAAAAAATGGAATTATATGGTGATGATTGGGAAACAATTTTTAAAGAATATGAAAAATCACGTAAGCCTAATGCAGATGCCATAGCAGAACTTTCTAGACGAAATTTTGTAGAAATGAGTACGAAAACAGCTGATGAAAAATTCTTACTCCAAAAGAAAATTGAAAAATGGTTTTCAGATAAACATCCTGAAAAATGGATGCCTCTATACAGTCGTGTAACATTCAGTACGCAACCTTACTCAGAAGCATTAGCAATAGGAGATTTTCAAAATGCTATCATGGAGGAGATTATGGAAATGCCAGATATTGATAGTCGTTGGAATTCGTTAGAGGTAGAACAAAAAATTATAGCCTTACTTGATAACGCTAAAATATATTAGTTAATGAAGGTATTTGAAAAGTAAAAAACAATATTTGTCAATTCTATACTAGAGAAAGCTCTATAAATAATACTATATGATTTTCTCTTCAACCCAAATGAAACAAAATTGTAAAAATTTAGATACCTTTATTTTTCTTCTCGATGTACATTATCCATTGAAAAAGAAGGTTTGCAAATAGCAATGTATTCACAAGATTCTTCAAAAGGATTAGAATATTGTACACGAGTATTCTTTTTAATCCTAATAGATTGTCCAGCTTCTAGTATAATCAATTCATTTTCAATGATAAATTGTTTTTTGCCCGAAATAATATAAGTATATTCATCAAATTCAGGAGTTTGAAAAGGTTCGCTCCAGCCGGGTGGTGCGATCATGTGAGTAAT
Coding sequences:
- a CDS encoding FAD-dependent oxidoreductase → MQTPQKIAIIGSGLVGTLLAIYLKRNGHTVHVFDRSPDMRTVEFSGRSINLVMSDRGWKALEEVGLNHAIRNIGIPVDKRAIHMQDGKLNYQYYGKDGEAIFSLSRSVLNRKMIDLAEEAGVEFKFEHKIWDVNLIDATLYIGEDERTTWQELKYDKVFGADGAFSRIRHRMQRQSMFDYSQEFMKIGYKELHIPANPDGTHKIDKNSLHIWPRGQFMLMALANLDGSFTCTLFMPFEGINSFDSLKEEKQLIDFFAEYFPDTKDVIPDLVQDFFKNPTSYLVMMKCFPWTHTDKVALVGDSAHAIVPFYGQGMNAGFEDITVLAEKMELYGDDWETIFKEYEKSRKPNADAIAELSRRNFVEMSTKTADEKFLLQKKIEKWFSDKHPEKWMPLYSRVTFSTQPYSEALAIGDFQNAIMEEIMEMPDIDSRWNSLEVEQKIIALLDNAKIY
- a CDS encoding cupin domain-containing protein, which encodes MKEKNYFIQKSPFIISTTDGKLIEEHHGRIATNNSEISITHMIAPPGWSEPFQTPEFDEYTYIISGKKQFIIENELIILEAGQSIRIKKNTRVQYSNPFEESCEYIAICKPSFSMDNVHREEK